The window aaaatcgttttcatataataggtgagagtaataatataaattataataacaataataataataataataataataataataatagtaatgatgaagaaagaacattatatttagaaaaaaatgatatatatttaaataataatataaaatttgtAAATGTTATGgcaaattatttattacgTTATGTTCCTTTTACCTTACCATTTGATGATCgtttattaatattttatcattttagaaataaaaataaagagaGCATAAGAGATGATTCaacatttaatatattagaaaGAAAACATATGTTAATAAGAAGAACGAATATTTTAGAAGATGgatttatatcattaaatatattagataacttacaaataaaacaaaatgttCGTATATCTTTTATAGATAAAAATGGAAATGAAGAAACAGGAATAGATGGTGGAGGtttatttaaagaatttattatattattatgtagagaaatatttcatcaaaattttatattatttcagAATGTTGAAAATCATACTTTATTTCctaaatattataatgaaaatgataatttaattttatatgaattttcTGGGAAAATTATTGGAAAAGCAATATATGAAAGAATTTTAATTGAATCAGTTTTTAATAAggtatttttaaataatttaatatttgataatatggatattaatgatttatattttatagaCCAAAATGTATTTAATAGTTTATTGTATGTTCAAAATGAGGAAAATGTGGAGAAATTATGTTTAACTTTTTgtatttatgaaaaaaaatatccaGATGGTGAAAAATTTACAAAGGATcaatatgaaaaaataacaaattatttttacgAATTATCCAAGAGGAATAATTACAATTCTTATAATCGTCACACACACCATAACAACATCAACATCAACAtcaacaacaacaacaacaacaacaataataataataataataataataatctttttttttttaatcaGATGGATAATTTGGAGAACCTCTTCTTTTCAAGTGATAatgatacatataattttacaaatatgaataatttttttcacatgataaataatttaGATTCCATGATTAGTAATGTCAATTCAAGAAACTACTCCCCATTTTCTCACAACAATATGAATAGAAATCATTTCATTAATATACCAAATAGtataaacaatattaatattaataatataataatgaatgATGATACTTCAAACTATAGTAGTACAGACGAAAGAAGTGCACACATTTCTCCAACGGATTTAGAACACTCTTCTTCCCACAGAGAGTTCGTTCCATGTGATGAAGTAGGAGAACAAAATGAGCATATTGAAGAAGCCTCTTCCATTAATATAAGGAGAAAGaatatggaaaataatgatgatcataaaaataaaagaaataataaacataatatatacaataataagaataataacATAACTAATAATAACCTTTGTCACGATGAACAAAATTGGGAATGCATAGATCTCATAGAAAATGGTAGAAATATACCTGTAAcagataaaaataaaaaattgtatataaaattatatatagattataaatacaataaattaataaagaaaaaaacacaACGATTTTCAAAAGGCTTATCACAACTAATACCCATAAAATGGTTTAAACTTTTTAGTGCTCATGAATTAAAAACACTTATATCAGGAAAAGATAAATGTTTTGATGTAGACgatttaaaaagaaatgttGTGTACGGAGGTGgatataatgaaaatagTACTACTgttttacatttatttgaaatattaaaagatttTTCACCAAATGAAAAAAGTTTATTTCTTATGTTTGTAACAAGTTGTTCAAGATCCCCTTTACTAGGCTTTCAAGAATTATATCCaaaattttgtatatatagGGTACCTGATTATACTAGATTGCCTACTGCTTCTACTTGTGTTAATTTGTTGAAATTACCCGATTATTTATCAAAAGAAGTtttgtataaaaatttGATCACAGCAATAAATGATACACAGGGATTTGATTTGAGTTAAtgtatatacaaaaaataaataattaaataaataaataaatatataaatatataaatatatatatatatatatatatatatatatatatatatatatatatgtgttgGAATATCAAAtgaatgaataaaaatgaatatgtACAAGGGAGTGTAAACTCATATTTATGCCATGTGAACACCTActacttttatatatttgttgAATAACACACCTCaatatgtatacatttttaatagccttattttttatgtgtccctttttattatcctttatgtaacatataaaaaatattatatgtaaaattttaacataatatatatatatatatatattatatatatatatatttttttttttttttcttctccatattatttgtactcttattatttagaattatttttattttttccttttaaaatagttgtaaaatttataaataaatatattatatatatatatattattattattattaaataatgcTTACATTTACtgttaatttattttatctaattttttatattttttgttctttcTAAATTTTCCAAAAAGCTTTTActcttttatttttttttttaaactataatataaatgttaaaaaaaaaaaaaaattgttataaataaataaaaaagagaTTCAAAAGAAAGATAAAACATTATATCTCCTGagcatataaatatgtatgatattatataataaagaaaaaatattatatatatatatataatatatatatgcattataaacaattataattatatatatataatataattatgtaattgtttttatttaaacggacttattttattatttcatatattttacataatttaagaaaaattacataatatatatatatatatatatatatatatatatatatatatatataatatatcttttaaaaataaataagaatggttcagttttatatatatattaaaattattttttcttgaTAATTTTATGTTCTTAGTAGTTTTatggaaatatatattttttgtatatgtaataacatagaagaaatattataatacatataaatatttaaatgtatgtataaatatataaaaaattgttaaaaaaataaagaaatgtaaaataggtattttacataaatgttattttatatatatatatatatatatatatatatatatatatatagtaccatttttttttattgtattataaaataagatattgttttatatatataatctatcttattattttatttttttgtaatatttggctatatatttttttttctttaaaaaaaaaaaagaaaaaagggGAAATCAAGGGATGTCCCTTGTGATGTGTTTTAAATTTAGTTTTNNNNNNNNNNNNNNNNNNNNNNNNNNNNNNNNNNNNNNNNNNNNNNNNNNNNNNNNNNNNNNNNNNNNNNNNNNNNNNNNNNNNNNNNNNNNNNNNNNNNNNNNNNNNNNNNNNNNNNNNNNNNNNNNNNNNNNNNNNNNNNNNNNNNNNNNNNNNNNNNNNNNNNNNNNNNNNNNNNNNNNNNNNNNNNNNNNNNNNNNNNNNNNNNNNNNNNNNNNNNNNNNNNNNNNNNNNNNNNNNNNNNNNNNNNNNNNNNNNNNNNNNNNNNNNNNNNNNNNNNNNNNNNNNNatatatatatatatatatatatatatatattttattttttttattttttattttttattttttttttttttttttttgcaaAAATGGTGATATCccaattttatattttgtcTCCAAGAGGGGATACCATTATTAATAGAGATTTTCGTGgagatataataaaaggtAGTGCCGAAGTATTTTTTCGAAatgtaaaattatataaaggTGATGCACCCCCagttttttatttgaatggtataaattttacatatttgAAAAGTAATagtttatattttgtagtaacatcattatttaatatttctcCAAGTTATTTAATTGAATTATTACATCGGTTactaaaaatatttaaagatTTTTGTGGACAAATAACAGAAGAATTAATACGAAccaattttattttaatatatgaaataatagATGAAATAATAGATTATGgttatttacaaaatagTAATAcagaatatataaaaaatctaatacataatgaaataacaacaaataataatacagTGAAAAAATTTACCAACCTACCTAATTTttctataaaaaatacaaatacaTTACCATCAAATGCATCCCAAAAACCTATACAaattaatgataaaaaaaatgaaatatttatagatatagttgaaaaaattaatttaattatgaATTCTAATGGAGAAATAgtatattcatatattgATGGTgttatacaaataaaatcTTATTTATTAGGAAATCCTTTTATCAAAATAGCTTTAAATgatgatttatatattaaaaatattcatcatgataattcaaataatattattattgacGATTGTAATTTTAATCATCTAGTTAATTTATCACAATttgaaaaagataaaattttatctttatacCAACCAGATGGTGAATGTGTACTTATGAATTATCGAATCAATAATAACTTTAAAGCGccttttaaaatatatgctAATGTGATATATAACCAAAATCATACGGTATGAAGTATTATAGATTATGTATATGTCAAGTGCATACAACTGgttttttgtaaatataaataaataaataaatatatatatatatatatatatatatatatatatttatatttatatatttattttatttattgattTATAGGTAGAATTGTGTATAAGAATACGGCTAGATATCCCTTCTCAGTATACATGCACAAATGTATTTGTTTATTGCAATTTATGTAAACACATAACTAATGTACATCTGGACTTGAATACGAATTCGGATTTATTCTCAGCtcaatatatatcaaatgagaacaaattattatggaccatcaaaaaattcaaggtaaaaaaaaaatatataaaacgaaataatctatatatatatatatatatttatttatttatatataacattatatatttgtattattatacaatttttatgttcacacatatatttctacatataaacatccatttatttttttttatttttttatttttttattttattttttatttttttcatattacAGGGAGAACATGAATATAGTATTCGATCAAAAATTACGTTAAGTCCTCATTATGCCTTTTCAAAACGAGATTTTGGacctatatatattttatttgaaatACCAATGTTTAATTTATCAAAACTtagaataaaatatctGAGGATAATTGAAAATTACAAAACAAGTAATACGCACCGATGGGTGCGTTATATAACTCAATCCTCTTCATATGTTTACCGTTTGAactaataatataatatatatatatatatatatatatatatatataatttatgctttttttttattttttttattttttttattttttttattttttttattttttttattttttttttttttttttttaagtaaacaaagaattatataattacacatatatttattcatgtttatatatatttattttctttttcattttattgttatacaatttattttaaatcgttaaaaaaaaaatgcacaaacatataattaataagcaaattaattaaacaaaaaatttatatatgtatatagacaatattaaaaattaaataatatatatatatatatatatatatatattgtaattcaaaaaaaaaaaaaaaaaaaagaagataaaaggaaaataaacAATTTCTTCTTTGCCAGTATGTGttaaaaatttacaaaatcaatatatagatacatgtagtatataaaataaaaataattattatgtgttttaataatatttttcaaaaagAAAGAATGTCCCCAAAATATCAGGAACatgataaattaatatatatatacatatatatttaaaattatataatttgttttttttacaacaaaatatttaaaatgttattattttgacTTCACAATCATATTACAAGTTGGACACGACTACCTACATAAATGTGTACCcacaaataaataaataaatataaatataaatatatatatatatatatatatatatatttttttttttctttttatacatttattattcttcTCTGAACAATGAATATTAATGTTACTTCCGTAATTATCCACCGTATAACttacattatttattttatcatcttAGTTTCACATTggatattttattatcctTCTTTTGAGAATCCCCTAATTTTTCCTTACATTTCTCTTCATTCAACTTTGAAGAAGTTTGTTTAGTATCATCTTTGGAACTGTTCCCCAAAATATTGTACTGATTTTTTGTATTGTCTTTtgtattttcttttttacattcctttgtattttcttttttacaTTCCTTTGTATTTTCCTTTATATGTCCCTTTTCAAAATCCTTTGTATTAACATTTCCAATATTTAAAGTATCACCCTTTACATCACCCTTCATATGATcactttcttttttatcttcAAGTAAAGGTTCGCTTGATATTGCTTTGTATGGATTTGCCTTTACGAACTTTTCATATGCTGATTTGACTGGGTAGGGTCTTTCACCAACACATTTAACAATATCATGATAAGAGATAGTTTccttttcatataataagtTGGCTAGATTATGTACAtgtttttcatttttcattaatataGATTTAACTCTTTTATATTGAGTTTCAATTAAGGATCTAACTTCATTATCTATAAGATGTGCTAAACATTCTGAATGTGGTCtgtataaattatattcaCTATTTGAATTGGGTTGAAAAGAAACCAATCCTATTTCTTGATTCATACCATATTGAGAAACATATGAATAAGCTAGCTGAGTAACTTTATTTAAATCATCAATAGCTCCAGTTGTAATTTTTCCTATAAACAATTCTTCTGCTGCTCTTCCACCTAATATTACAGCAATTTTATCTAATATTGCATCTCTGGAAAATAACATAATTTCTTCACTTAAATGTTGTGAATATCCAAGGGCTCCATTATTTCTAGGAATTATAGATACCTTTAATACAGGATCTGCATATTCTAAAAACCATCCAATAAGTGCATGACCAGTTTCATGatatgatataatttttttttcaagtGGAGATATAAGAGAAGAAGATTTTGGTAAACCACCAATGACTCTTTCTATGGCTAATTCAAAATCTTTTATTTGAACCCCTAATAAATTAGATCTTCGAGCACATTGAATAGCTCCTTCATTAACAACATTAGCAATATCAGCACCAACAAACCCCGGTGTTAAAGATGCTAATATATAactaatatttttaatatctaATGATTCATGTAATTTAagattttttaaatgaacTTGAAATATTTCTGATCTTTCATTTATATCAGGTTTACTTATATTTACTATTCTATCAAATCTACCTGGTCTAGTAATAGCTGGATCTAAAATATCTACTCGATTCGTACCAGCTAAAACAACTACCTTATCATTAGATGTATGAAATCCATCCATCTCTACTAGCATTTGATTTAATGTGTTTTCTCTTTCATCGTTACCTCCACCAGCGAAACCACCTTTTGATCTCTTTCTACCGACAGCATCAATTTCAtctataaaaattatagaaGGTGCATGTTTTCTTGCTTGAGCAAATAATTCTCGAACCCTTGATGGACCTATTCCAACAAAAACTTCAATAAAATCACTACCGcttatattaaaaaatggaaCATTTGCTTCTCCAGCTACAGCTTTTGCTAGTAAAGTTTTCCCGGTACCCGGGGCACCACATAATAATGCACCTTTAGGTATTTTAGCACCcaatatttcatatttagttggattttttaaaaaatctACAAATTCCataatttcttctttaGCTTGCTTCATACCAGCTACACTTGAAAATTTGACGTCtgtttttaaattatttttattaatagGAGATATTTTActaaatttaaataatttatccATACCACTATTGgttacattttttaaagtaattttttgaaataaaaatattaacaataaaaaaaataagataCTTGGAATATAACCCTTAActtcatttaatatattagcTTCATTAACATATTGTACTTCTATTAATTCAtctctttttatattcatttctCGTTGTACCGCTTCTACCTTCTTTTCAAAACTGTCGCTATTTCCAACACGGAAACTTACATATTTcatatgatatttttttataccaTGCGAATTTAAATATGCTTTTACATAAtctttattaattaattttattttctctATATAACCTtttgataaatatttataaaaaaaatcattctgcgttatttcattatataaaccATTCGAATCCACAAATAGaaggaaaaataataatacgataaagaatatataaaaaaaataattatcatatttacGTGGTTTCTCTTCTTCAGgtttaaaattattactatttGGACTTTTATTCTCAAATCTTTCAAATCCTTTGGGTGCTTTAGaaagataaatattttttaaaaactGAAAAAAgtttaatttatattttgatacGTTATTGTTAAGAAAACCAATGTATCTTGAATTAGTAAATGACATATgcttttttattacattattaataatattattattaatattattattattaataatattattattattattattattattattgttattattaattattgATTCGCCTAATGTATGTTCACTTTGGTTGTGACCACCTAGATTAGTCATACTCCTCTCACGGGACCAAATGAAATCTTCATTTTTcctcatttttttttttatacttttcaagcttttattatcttttaaaattttttttataattttctcACCATCATCACATTTCccatttaataaaaaggacTGTAAATAATTAGATGGTTTTATAAAACtatcctttttatatacacgattcttaattttatagttcccatttttaaaatgattatatttttttaaaaatttcacaaatatattagatatattttcGTTGATTTTAATATgcttatttttattactccatatattttgtacatgttcacaaatataatttaaagaatcaaaaaatatattatagtCTACGTTTGAATTGTATTTAATTGATGATGAACATACAACTAATTCTTTATAACCAttcttcatattattattattattattattatttattctatcttttaaatatgataaGGAATGGAGACATTCCTTTTGTGTATTGTTATGATCTAATAAATTATCCAAAGATTTTTTCAGTAcccatttttttttttgaaacgcatttttttcacttggtaataataaagaag of the Plasmodium reichenowi strain SY57 chromosome 11, whole genome shotgun sequence genome contains:
- a CDS encoding AP-4 complex subunit mu, putative — translated: MVISQFYILSPRGDTIINRDFRGDIIKGSAEVFFRNVKLYKGDAPPVFYLNGINFTYLKSNSLYFVVTSLFNISPSYLIELLHRLLKIFKDFCGQITEELIRTNFILIYEIIDEIIDYGYLQNSNTEYIKNLIHNEITTNNNTVKKFTNLPNFSIKNTNTLPSNASQKPIQINDKKNEIFIDIVEKINLIMNSNGEIVYSYIDGVIQIKSYLLGNPFIKIALNDDLYIKNIHHDNSNNIIIDDCNFNHLVNLSQFEKDKILSLYQPDGECVLMNYRINNNFKAPFKIYANVIYNQNHTVELCIRIRLDIPSQYTCTNVFVYCNLCKHITNVHLDLNTNSDLFSAQYISNENKLLWTIKKFKGEHEYSIRSKITLSPHYAFSKRDFGPIYILFEIPMFNLSKLRIKYLRIIENYKTSNTHRWVRYITQSSSYVYRLN
- a CDS encoding ATP-dependent zinc metalloprotease FTSH, putative — protein: MYRADIIRKKSTSLLLPSEKNAFQKKKWVLKKSLDNLLDHNNTQKECLHSLSYLKDRINNNNNNNNMKNGYKELVVCSSSIKYNSNVDYNIFFDSLNYICEHVQNIWSNKNKHIKINENISNIFVKFLKKYNHFKNGNYKIKNRVYKKDSFIKPSNYLQSFLLNGKCDDGEKIIKKILKDNKSLKSIKKKMRKNEDFIWSRERSMTNLGGHNQSEHTLGESIINNNNNNNNNNNNIINNNNINNNIINNVIKKHMSFTNSRYIGFLNNNVSKYKLNFFQFLKNIYLSKAPKGFERFENKSPNSNNFKPEEEKPRKYDNYFFYIFFIVLLFFLLFVDSNGLYNEITQNDFFYKYLSKGYIEKIKLINKDYVKAYLNSHGIKKYHMKYVSFRVGNSDSFEKKVEAVQREMNIKRDELIEVQYVNEANILNEVKGYIPSILFFLLLIFLFQKITLKNVTNSGMDKLFKFSKISPINKNNLKTDVKFSSVAGMKQAKEEIMEFVDFLKNPTKYEILGAKIPKGALLCGAPGTGKTLLAKAVAGEANVPFFNISGSDFIEVFVGIGPSRVRELFAQARKHAPSIIFIDEIDAVGRKRSKGGFAGGGNDERENTLNQMLVEMDGFHTSNDKVVVLAGTNRVDILDPAITRPGRFDRIVNISKPDINERSEIFQVHLKNLKLHESLDIKNISYILASLTPGFVGADIANVVNEGAIQCARRSNLLGVQIKDFELAIERVIGGLPKSSSLISPLEKKIISYHETGHALIGWFLEYADPVLKVSIIPRNNGALGYSQHLSEEIMLFSRDAILDKIAVILGGRAAEELFIGKITTGAIDDLNKVTQLAYSYVSQYGMNQEIGLVSFQPNSNSEYNLYRPHSECLAHLIDNEVRSLIETQYKRVKSILMKNEKHVHNLANLLYEKETISYHDIVKCVGERPYPVKSAYEKFVKANPYKAISSEPLLEDKKESDHMKGDVKGDTLNIGNVNTKDFEKGHIKENTKECKKENTKECKKENTKDNTKNQYNILGNSSKDDTKQTSSKLNEEKCKEKLGDSQKKDNKISNVKLR